The bacterium region TTCGGTGTGGGCGGCGGACAGCGCTGCCTTCTTTGTGGGAGCGGCCGCCGGCCGGCGGAAACTGCTCCCCCGGGTCAGCCCGAATAAATCCGTGGAAGGGGCCGCCGGGGGCGTGGCCGCGGGGGTCCTCGCCGGTGTGATCTGCGGCGGGGCGTTCCACCTCCCGCTCCTGATGGCGGCCGTGGTCGGCGGGGTCTGTGCCGTGGCCAGTGTCCTCGGGGATCTCTGGGAGTCGGCGATCAAGCGGGAAGTCGGGGTGAAGGATGCCGGGGGCCTGCTCCCGGGGCACGGCGGGATCTTGGACCGGTTCGATGGTCTGCTCTTTGCCATGGTCGTCGGGTACTTCGCGATGCGGTGGTGGCCCGGCCGGCCGTAGCAGCGGAGCGGGCGACCGAACGGTGCGGGAGATGGGAACAATACTGGAAGGGATCTATTCTAAGGGATCTATTCTATAGAAGCCCTGCGAAGTGTACCGACGGTATCGGAGGGACCCTGAGTGTCGACGCTGGTGCTGGCGATTCTCGCTCTGGAACTCATGATTCTTGTTCACGAACTCGGCCATCTCATTGTTGCCAAGCGCGTGGGGATCCTGGTCTATACGTTTGCCATCGGGTTCGGGCCCAGGCTGGCGTCGTTCACCCGTGGAGAGACCACGTACGCGCTCAACCTGTTGCCCGTTGGCGGCTACGTCAACATGGCGGGTGAGGATCTCGACAACCGGCTGCCGGATGTGGCGCCTGAGCGATCGTTTCGGACAAAGACGGTTGCCCAGCGGCTCGCGGTCGTCTGCGCGGGCCCGGTGATGAACTTCGTTCTGGCCGTCGTGCTGCTGGCTGCCGTCGCGGGAGTGTTCGGGATCCCCGTGGGAGTCAGCAACAGAGTCGGCACATTGATTCCAGGGTATCCGGCCGCGGAGGCCGGCCTCAGTCCGGGGGACGTGATCCTCGCCATCGACGGGCGGCCAATGGAGGACGGCGAAACGATCGTGCGGACGATCCACACAAGCGGCGGGCGGACGCTGGCGCTCCTGGTCCAGCGGGGCGGTCGTCAGTTCCTCATCCATGTGCCCACCCGGTATGATGCCCGGCAACGGGTATGGCTCACGGGGTTCTCTCCGGCTGTGATCCGCCGTCACCTCGATCCGGTTCGTGCGTTGGGGTGGGGGGGCATGACCACGCTTCGCGATATGGGAGCCTACTTGGGTGCCCTGGGAGGGTTGTTCCGGTCCGGCCGGCTTCTCAACGAATTGAGCGGGCCTGTCACGGCGGTGAATGTCCTCGGCCAGGCCGCCCATGCGGGGGCGGAAACCTTCCTCTATATCACCGCGTTCTTCAGCATCATCATTGGGCTCTTCAATCTCTTTCCGCTTCCTGCCCTCGACGGCGGCCGCGCCGCCTTCCTCGTCGTGGAAGGGCTCCGCCACCGGCCTGTGGATCCGCGCCGCGAAGGCTACATCCATCTGGTCGGTCTCGGACTGTTGCTCTGTCTGATCATTGCCCTCACTGTTCGGGACGTTCTCCATCCCGTCCACATCCCGCTTCCGTAACCCCGACTCACGCGGACGGATGAGCGTCGATCGTTCGAACAGACGAAGTCGGACGGCTGGTCATTATGCGCGCGCGGTTCCCCCCGCAGGAAATCTCCCGGGTATCGCGAAACCCGATTGTCTGCCACTGCGGGGGACCGGCACACCACATTGAGATCGGAGGACGCGGATGCGCAACATTCGGGTTGAGACGCTGTCGGGGATGCCGGTCGGAGACATGCAGGTCGAGATGGTCGAGCGCAAGGGAGTCGGCCACCCCGACTCGATTTGTGACGCCATCATGGATCGCGTCTCCGTCGAGTTGAGCAAGGAGTATCTGAGCCAGTTCGGCAGAATTCTGCACCACAACATCGATAAGGCGTTCCTGGTCGCTGGGGACGCCGAGGTCCAGTTCGGGGGTGGGAAGATCCACGAGCCGATGAAGCTCATCTTCGGCGATCGCGCCACCTACGGATTGAACGGTAGAGAGGTGCCGATTCGAGAGATCGCGATCAAGACCGCCAAGAATTGGATCCACGAGAACCTCCGGTTCGTGGATCCGGGCGGGCCGGACACCGAGGACGGCCCCCACGTCACCTACCAGATGGAGATCAAGCCGGGGTCGGCGGAACTGGTGGACATCTTCAGCCGGTCGACGATCGGCGCCAACGATACATCCGCGGCGGTCGGGTACTGGCCGATGACAGAAACCGAGCGGTTGGTGCGCGAGACCGAGCAGTTCATCAACTCACGGACGTTCAAAGAAGAGTTTCCGGAAGCCGGCGAAGACGTCAAGGTGATGGGCGTGCGGCTCGGCCGCGAACTCAGGCTGACCGCCGCCGTCGCGTTTGTCGACAAGTACGTCCAGAGTGAGGATCAGTATTTTCAGCGCAAGCAACAGCTCTACGACGCGGTGATGGCCTTCCTTGCCCGACGCACGACGATGGAGAAGATCTCCTTCGATCTGAACACGCTGGACGAACCGGGGCGGGGCGTCGGCGGGATCTACCTCTCGGTCTTGGGCACGTCCGCCGAATCGGGCGATAGCGGGCAAATCGGACGGGGGAACAAGGTCAATGGCGTGATCTCGATCAACCGGCCGATGGGCACGGAGGCGGCCGCGGGGAAGAACCCTGTCTCGCACGTCGGCAAGATCTATACCGTCTTCACCCACCAGGTCGCCCAAAAGGTCTTCGAGGAAGTGGAGGGAATTCGCGAAGTCTACATCTGGATGGTGAGCCAGATCGGCAAGCCGATCGACGACCCGGTGACGGCCGCCCAGGTCACGATGGAGAAGGGCGTGAGGCGGTCGGCGGTGGAGCGGCGTGTCCGGGAAGTGGTCGATGCCGAACTCGCGGGCATCGACGTATTCTGCCGGAACCTGGCCGAGGGGAAGTACAGCGTCTGCTGACGCGCTGGCCTGCCTGCTTGCCCTCCGCCTGGGGCGCCTGGGGAGGGTTGCTTGACAGACCCGCGGGGGCGGAGCCACAATAGGCGTGAGGACGCAGCCGGCATGTGTGCCTGGCTGCGGAGGTGACATGATGCCAACCTATGAATACCGGTGTACCCGCTGCGGCCACCAGTTCGACACGGTGCACGCGGTGGGTGAGACCGTGGACCGGTGCGAGCGGTGCGGGGGTCCCGTCCGTCGCGTCTTTTCCGTCCCGGCGCTGATCTTCAAGGGGTCCGGGTTTCACGTGAACGACTACCGGAAGACCCCCGTGCCGCCCGATGGAGACGGCAAGGCGGACGGCAAGGCGGACGGAGCCGGGAAACCGACGACGGAGACAAAGACACCGGCGACCAAGTCGTCGGACTCCGGCGGCGATAAGGGTACGGCGGCGTCGACCGCGAGTGAAGGCAAAAAGGCCTCATAGCGTGTATCGGCGGGCGAGGGCATGGCCGTTTGGCCATGCCCTCGCTGTGTTTTGGGCCGTGTCCGGGCTGCTCGTCTGCCCGGCGGCCGGGGCCGGATCGGGCCCCGGCCGCCTCGACGCGCGCCTCGGGTTCGATGGGATTGTGAAGATCGGGGTGCCGGTGCCGCTGGACGTGACGCTTCCGCCGTTCGATCGGTCGGGTCCCGCCGAACTCTCCGCCGACGCGCCGGCGCTCGGGCCCGAGGTTGGGCGGGTGGTCACCTCGACCGTCGTCCCCTTCCGGGCCGTGGCAGGGGCGGCGCAGGTCATTCACGCGTCTGTGGTCGTGAGCGACCCTCGACGCCCGCTGGTGATCCACGTATCGATCGGCGGACGCGAAGTCGCTCGACAGGCCATCTCGATCTCGGCCGAGCAGGTGGCTGGGCGCCTGCTCGTGGCCGTGTCCGAAGACCACGCGGGGCTCGCCCCACTCCACCGGCTTCCGGGCCGCGTCGAGGCCGTCTATGTCACAGCCGCCGCGCTTCCGCGCCTATGGCAGGAGTATGCCGCGGTCGACCTCTTGGTGATCCGCGATCTCGATCCGGCGTTGCTCGACGCGGCGCAGGAGAACGCGCTCAAGAGCTGGGTGCGCCTCGGCGGGCGCCTCATGATCATTGCGCGGCGCACTCCCGCCCTCTCGATGCTCGATGGGCTCCTGCCGGCCACCGCCGGTGCCGCGCGCTCCCTTCGGTCGGCAGGTTCGCTCGGGGTGGGGAACGGCGCCGGGCTTCCACCCGGTCCACTCACGGTCACGGCGCTGGCGCCTCGCCCAGGCGCGCGGCGCATCACGGATGGGGATGTGGCGGTTATGGCCGCGTGGGCTACGGGGCTGGGTCAGGTGACGATGTGGGGGGTGGATCCGTGGCAGCCGCCGTTTCTGGAGTGGGGCGGTCGCCTGCGGTGGTGGGACGAGGCCATCGGCGTGGAGACCACGCCGATCGTGGACCCCGCCGGCGTCGCCGAGAAACTCGCGGTCGGGACGCCGCTCGACCCCTTCGTGCATGCAGAGGTCGGCGGGGCGATCGTCTTCTACGTTGCGCTGCTCATGGGACTGTTGCGGTGGCGGCCAACGCTTGCCGGCGCTGCGGCGAGCCTGGCCATCGCGGCCATCGGCATGGGGGGATTCACGCTGCTGGCGGGGACGACAAGGGACCGCTCGGCGACTGTGACCCAAATCACGATCCTGGAACCGATCGGGCCGGGGCGGTTGGCGCGGGCGACGACCATCGCGGCGGTCGCGGTGCCTTACGGGGGCCGCTACCGCGTCACCGTCCCGCAGGGGATGGTCGCTCAACCGATCACTCCCTCCAGCAACTTGATGATCCGACTCTCTCACAGCGGAACTGAACTGTCGGGAGTCTTGCGTTCCGGCGAGCCCCCTCGACCATTCGAGGCCGTTGGAGCTGTGCCGATCCAAATATCCGCATCGCTCTCGAGAGATGGCCGCGAACTCGCGGCCGACCTAGGAGGGCTGCGCGCGCTTCACGTCGAGCTTCGGGAGCGCGATCACGTCTATCCTGTCGGCGAACTCCCCGCGGGACATTCGATCACGGACATTCGCCCGGACGGATGGGTCGCCGCGTCCGACGGAGGGCGGGGGACTTCTGAGCTCTCGCAGCATCTCAGGGAGGCGATCTTTCAGGGCCCCGGAGGCGGTGCTATACTAAACGATACACCGCGGGTGCTGGTGGGGGAGTTGGAGCCGACGGCGCCCGTTTTCTCGCTCGGTGGCGCGGCAACGCCGGGTCAACGCCTCACGATCCTGCTCGTGCCGCTCGAGCGAAGGTAGGCGGGAGGGCGCCGTGGGGCGTGTCCCCGGCCGCGGGAATCCCGTGCTGCGCGGGGATCTCCGGGCCCGAAGCGGCAGTCGCAAGATCTGGATCCTCCAGGCCGTCTATCTCGGGATCCTCGGGGCTCTCGTCTTCCTCGGCCTCCCCCCCGAACTCGGCCGCTTCGCAGAGTCACACGAGACGAGCCTCTACGTGGCCGTCCTGTGGGTGCAGGTCGTACTCGTCACCTATTCGGCGTCCGCATGTCTCGCGCAAGAGATTGCGGTCGAAGGAGAAAAGGGGCCCGTGGATCTCCTGTTCGCGCCGTTCTCCCCGACGACGATCATCGCCGGCAAGAGCCTGGCATCGTTCGTGACCATCATCTTCTGGCTCCTGCTCGGCCTTCCGCTGCTCGCGCTCACGACCTCGATCCGGCAGATCCCCACGAGCGCCTTGATCCCCGTGACGGCGCTCATCGCGGTGGTCGCATGGGGGATCGCGGAGGTGGGGTTGTTGTACAGCATCTTGTTCGAGGCCGAGTTCACGCGGACCCTCGCGCACTGGACGACGCTGACCGCCGTGTTCGTCGGAACGGCCTCGCTCCCGACGGCGTTCCGGTCGCTCAATCCCATCAACGCGACGACGGCAGCGGCCCGTGGAGAGCCGCTTTGGGGACCGCTCGCGATCTACGTCCTCTTGGGCGTTGGCTGCGCGCTCTGGGCTCAGATGCGGCTCCGCCAGATGGCCGCAGAATGACGCGCGAAGCGGCGATCCTGAACGATGTCCTTCGCCGCGTAGCGTTCCGGATCGGTGTCGACCACGCCATCCGGTGGACGACGAGGACCGCGGCGATCTTTGGGCTGATCGTCTTGGGATGGGCGTTCCTCACCATGATCTTCCCGCTGTCTCTGCCGTTCCGTGAGGTGGCCATCCTTGGTCTTGGAGGGCTCGCGATCATCGCGGTCCTCTCCGCCCTGCTGCGGCGGCCATCTCCGCTCGCCACGGCTCGGATTACGGATCACAGGCTCGGCTTGGCCGACCGCCTCAGCACCGCAGTGGAACTGCTTGGGCGGCCCTTCCCGCCGCGCGGATTGATACGCCTCCAGATCGCGGACGCGGTTGTAGTCGCACAGGGGGTGAGTCCCCGCTCGGCGGCACCGATCAGCCTTCCGCGGGAAGCGTGGGCCGTGGCGGCCATCGCGGTGGTGGTCGCGCTATGGGTGCAGTTCTTCCAGGGGTGGACGATCCCGGGGCTCCCCGCGGCACGAAACGTGGCGGTGATTCATCGAGAGGGCCGCACGCTCACCGCGATTAGCCGTCAACTCGAGACGACAAGCCGGGCCCGAGGGCTTCCTGAGGCCCGGCGGGCGGCTCCCAGCCTGCTCGACCTCGGGCAGCGGCTTCAGGCGCCGCGCGTGACCCGCCCCGACGCGCTGCGCATGCTCCAGGACGCGGGACGACAATTGCAGTCGGCGCAATCGAGGGTGGAACGGCGTCTTGGAGGAGCGGGGCTTCGAGGCACAACCGGCTCGCAAGACGCGCACGTGACCCCATCGTCGCCGGCGGGGTCCTCCCGCCTTCAGCAGACGATCCAAGAACTGCGGTCCTTGACCGGGCAGTTGCGGGGCGAGAGGGACGCGCCCCGCGATGATATCGCGCAGCGTCTGGGACGGATCTCGGAGGCCCTGCAGGAGATGAACGCGCCCCTTTCCACGCGGCGCGATGTGGCGAGTGCGCGCCGCGAGGTCGAACAGGGTCGGCCCGGCTCGGCGGCCTCCGCCCTGGGGGACGCCATGCAGGACCTGGAGGGTCTCGAGCGCATGTTGGGAGACGACCAAGCCCTTGGGGACGCGAAACGCCAGGTCCAGCAGTCGTCGGAGCGAATCGCCCAAGGTGGGCCTTTGGGGACCGGCCAGAAGGCGACCAGCCAATCGTCTCCCGGGTCGGAACCACCTTCGCAGTCGCCGGGTCCGAATCCGGTCACCTCCGCCTCGGAGGATGCGGCCCCCCCACCGCCCGGTCCCAACCAGGGCAGCCTGCCGGGGGAAGGCCGAGGAAGCCGGTCCGGTGCGCCGACCCCCCGACTCGGCGGCACGCGGGCGGAAGAGCATCTGACCGGCAGGCAGGGGGAGGGCACCGCGATCACCCGGGATCTGCTGGCCCCAGGACGCGTCGGGGCTCCTCAGTTGCCCGCCGTGCCGGTCCCGGCCGATGTCGCGCACCAAAACGATCGGGCGGTCGCCAGGGATCCGCTCCCACCGGCGTATCTCACCTTGATCCGGCGCTATTTCGAAACGCTGGAGCGCAGCCGATGAGCGATCCCATCACGCGCGACGTCGTGGAGTTCCGCCAGATGTTCCGTGCGATCCAGGACGAGTTACGCCGGGTGATCGTCGGGCAGCAGGAACTCCTAGAGCTGGTCATCATCGCGATGCTGTCCGGCGGGCATGTGCTGCTCGAAGGCGTCCCGGGACTTGGGAAGACCCTCCTCGTTCGGACCCTCGCGCAGGCGCTGGACCTGCGGTTCTCTCGAATTCAGTTTACGCCGGATCTGATGCCCGCGGATATCCTGGGGACGAACCTG contains the following coding sequences:
- a CDS encoding M50 family metallopeptidase; its protein translation is MSTLVLAILALELMILVHELGHLIVAKRVGILVYTFAIGFGPRLASFTRGETTYALNLLPVGGYVNMAGEDLDNRLPDVAPERSFRTKTVAQRLAVVCAGPVMNFVLAVVLLAAVAGVFGIPVGVSNRVGTLIPGYPAAEAGLSPGDVILAIDGRPMEDGETIVRTIHTSGGRTLALLVQRGGRQFLIHVPTRYDARQRVWLTGFSPAVIRRHLDPVRALGWGGMTTLRDMGAYLGALGGLFRSGRLLNELSGPVTAVNVLGQAAHAGAETFLYITAFFSIIIGLFNLFPLPALDGGRAAFLVVEGLRHRPVDPRREGYIHLVGLGLLLCLIIALTVRDVLHPVHIPLP
- a CDS encoding methionine adenosyltransferase translates to MRNIRVETLSGMPVGDMQVEMVERKGVGHPDSICDAIMDRVSVELSKEYLSQFGRILHHNIDKAFLVAGDAEVQFGGGKIHEPMKLIFGDRATYGLNGREVPIREIAIKTAKNWIHENLRFVDPGGPDTEDGPHVTYQMEIKPGSAELVDIFSRSTIGANDTSAAVGYWPMTETERLVRETEQFINSRTFKEEFPEAGEDVKVMGVRLGRELRLTAAVAFVDKYVQSEDQYFQRKQQLYDAVMAFLARRTTMEKISFDLNTLDEPGRGVGGIYLSVLGTSAESGDSGQIGRGNKVNGVISINRPMGTEAAAGKNPVSHVGKIYTVFTHQVAQKVFEEVEGIREVYIWMVSQIGKPIDDPVTAAQVTMEKGVRRSAVERRVREVVDAELAGIDVFCRNLAEGKYSVC
- a CDS encoding FmdB family zinc ribbon protein — its product is MPTYEYRCTRCGHQFDTVHAVGETVDRCERCGGPVRRVFSVPALIFKGSGFHVNDYRKTPVPPDGDGKADGKADGAGKPTTETKTPATKSSDSGGDKGTAASTASEGKKAS